A segment of the Acidobacteriota bacterium genome:
ACAGCCAGAGGGGATTCTCTCGCTGAAACCAACCGTGGTGATGGTTTCTTCCGAAGCCGGTCCAGTCGAAACGTTTGAGCAAATTCGGCGCGCTGGAGTTCCGGTTTTTGTTATTCCATCGGACTACAGCGCGGAAGGTGTCAAAAACAAAATTCGCCAGATTGGTCAACTTCTCGACAAAAAAGCCGCCACCGAAGCACTGATTTCCCGGCTGGATCAGGAATTCTCCGCCGTGGTCAGCCTTGCCAGTCAAAGTTCCAGCCACCCGAAAGTTCTTTTTTTCTATTCACGTGGCCAGGGAGCCCAGATGATTGCCGGAACCGAAACCCCGGCGGATGCGATGATTCGCCTGGCTGGCGCCGAGAACGCGGTCAAGACATTCACCGGGTATAAACCAATGACTCCCGAAGCAACGGTTGCGGCCAACCCGGATGTGATTTTAGTCCCCGCCAAAACGCTGGAATTGATGGGTGGCGTCGAGGCGCTGATTCAGCTTCCTGGAATTGAACAAACCGAGGCCGGAAAACACCGTCGGGTGGTGGCCGTTGATGACGCTGAGTTGCTGGGATTCGGCCCCCGAACGGCTGGCGCGCTCAACCGGCTGGTGAAAGAATTTCATCCTGAATCAGGGAAACAGCCATGAGTGCTCAGGATGTTGGGCTCAGAATTCGAAAAAATGACCGGTTTCCATACTGGCCGGTCATTGGTGGACTGGTATGCTTGCTGGTACTCGTTGGGTTTGCGGCACTTGGCGCGGGGGCGGTCCATCTTTCGTGGACGCAAATCATTGATGTTTTCGCAAAATACCTTGGGCTCGCCGGCGGCGAATTGAGTCTTTCACGCCAGGAAGAAATCGTGCTGGTTTCAATCCGACTGCCGCGAATTGTGGTCGCGATGGTGATTGGCGCCGCTCTGGCACTCGCAGGTGTTGCCACCCAGGGGCTGTTTCGAAACCCGCTGGCAGATCCGGGCTTAATCGGCGTTTCCAGTGGGTCTGCCCTTGGCGCCGTGGTGGCCATTGTGGCGCATACCAAAGTCCGCATGTTCCTGCCGGAGATTTCAGGTATCGGCCTGCCGATGCTGACCGCTTTTATCGGCGGATTGCTCGTTTCGATCATTGTCCATCAGGGAAGCATTCGCCAAAACCAGCCGTCAATGTCCCGAATGCTCCTGGTCGGCATTGCGGTCAATGCCCTGTGCTCGGCTATTACCGGATGGCTCACCTTTCAAGCCAGCGAAGCCCAGTTGCGGTCAATCACTTTCTGGAGTTTGGGGAGTCTGGCCAATTTAAACTGGAACATCACGCTGATTTTACTGGCTGTGTCACTTCCGGCAGCCGTGATGGTCGTTCGGTGCGCCCAGCCTTTAAATGTGCTGCTGCTCGGGGAAGCCGAAGCCCATCACCTCGGAATCAACGTCCGGTATATAAAACAAACCGTCGTGATGGCAACGGCGCTTCTGGTCGGTTCAAGCGTTGCTGCCGTCGGGATGATTGCCTTTGTCGGACTGGTGGTTCCGCATCTCGGTCGGCTTCTGGTTGGACCGCACCACCGGATTTTATTTCCCGTGGCGGCCTTGATTGGTGCGGTTTTGCTCCCAGCCGCTGATATTCTGGCCCGGACGGTCATTGCACCGGCTGAACTTCCGATTGGAATCGTGACCGCCGTGATGGGAGCGCCGTTTTTTCTGTGGTTGATTTGGAAAAATGATCGCGGATTGTGAAGTTTGGGGTTCCGGGTTCCGGGTTCCGGGTCTTCGAAGAAATTGTTTTTATGTCCTTTATGTCCCTTTTGTCCTTTACGTCCTTTTCTCGAAAACCCCGAACCCCGAACCCCGAACCCCGAACCCCGAACCCCGGAAGCGGAAAGGTCACTATGCTATTACAGGTTGATTCCGTCAGTTATCAGGTCAATGGCATATCAATCCTCAAAGATATTTCCTTGCGCGTGGAGGCCGGGCAGTTGCTTGCCGTGATTGGTCCAAATGGCGCCGGGAAATCCACACTGTTTCGTCTGGTGTGCGGAGACATCGAGCCAAATCAGGGACTCATTCACATTGGCGGGAAATTGCTTGACGAGTGGACACCCGGTGCTCTGGCCAAAATCAGAGCTGTCCTGCGCCAGCAAACTATTCTGCAATTCCCGTTTACCGTTGAGGAAGTCATTTCGCTCGGATTGTCGCCGTATCATCACGAACTGACCCACGCCGACAAACAATCCATCATTGAAAATATGATTGAGCTGGCTGAAATCAGTCATTTGCGGCATCGGAGCTACACGACACTCTCCGGCGGAGAACAGCAGCGAACCCATTTCGCCCGCGTTCTGGCACAACTCTGGCCAGCTATCGGCACCGTACCGGTGTTGCTGCTGCTCGACGAACCGACCGCCAGCCTCGATTTGCAGCATCAACATCACGTGCTTTCGATTGCCCGCCAATTGACCCGGCTTGGGGTTGCGGTGGTGGTTGTCGTTCACGATCTCAATCTGGCGGCACAGTATGCCGACCATATTGTTTTATTTCAAAAAGGAGCGGTGGTGGCTGCCGGGACACCCGGTGAAGTCTTGACGAAGCCCACGCTTGAGCGCACGTTTGGAGTTACAGTCGAAGTCACATCTCATCCGACTCGCAATTCGCCACTCATTGTGCCAACCGGTGCTGACCGACAACCGCTTCAGGTTCAACCGCTTTCTGAAAAATTTGTCAAAGGAGTTCGATATGAGTGTTTCAATGGTATCGCAGCCGACTGATCTCAAAGAACGGTGGGCGGAGTTTCGCAAAAATAATCCCAAGGTTCGGATCCGCGATGCGGCGGAACAACTTGGCGTCAGTGAAGCCCAACTGGTGGCCACCGGCTGCGGTGAAACCGCAACCCGCCTCGAAGGCACCTGGAGTGAAATCCTGGATGCCGTCTCACCCATTGGCCGGGTGATGGCTCTGACCCGCAATGAACACGCGGTCCACGAGAAAAAAGGGCTTTACCAGGGCCTGGAAACCACCGGGCAGGTCGGGTTGGTTCATACCGAAGGCATTGACCTGCGAATCTTTTTTTCACGCTGGAAGCTGGGATTTGTTGTTTCGGAAGATTCCGGACAGGCATTTATGCGCCACAGCCTTCAGTTTTTTGATCAAGCTGGAACGGCGCTTCACAAAATTTTCCTGCAGCCGGAGTCAAACTTCGCGGCGCTTGATGAATTAGTGAAACGGTTTCGGTCTGAAGACCAGTCGCCGGTGCAGGTTGTTGAACCGGAAACCACATCCAAAACCATTCGTCCAGACGCTGACATTGATGTCAGGGGACTGCAAGAAGCCTGGTACACCTTAAAAGACACCCACGATTTCTTTGGCATGCTCCGCGCGTTTGAAGTCGAACGAACCCAGGCGTTCCGACTTGTCGCGGCTGATCTGGCCAGACCGGTTTCGACCCAGAGTGCCCGCCAGGCATTGACGCTGGCTTCAGAGCGAGAAGTCTCAATTATGGTATTTGTCGGAAATCCGGGAATTATCCAGATTCACACAGGACAGGTTTCCAAAATTGTGCCCTATGGCGACTGGATCAATGTCATGGATCCAGATTTCAACCTGCACCTGCGCGAAACCGGGATCGCCAGCGCGTGGATTGTTCGCAAACCCACGCTCGATGGAGACGTGACCTCACTTGAACTTTTTGACCAGGACGGCAACAACATCGCGTTGTTCTTTGGCGAGCGAAAACCCGGCAAGCCGGAATTACAATCGTGGCGCAACCTGCTTGCCGACATAAAATAGCGGCAATGGGCCGTCTGGAGTTTTACCGTTCTAAAAATTTTGGTTGACAAAATCTGGTAACGTATCTACCTTAGTTAACACTGTTACCTAAGGTAGATACGTTATGAATGAAAGCATCTCCCCTCGAAAATTGACTCGCCAGGATCGTGTCCGCCAGGCCAGCCAGCACCGACGCGAACAACAACGCGATCAGATTCATCACCTGATTCTTTCGACGGCGGCTGAACTCTTTCTGGCCAGTGGCTATGAAGGATTTTCGCTTCGCAAAGTCGCCGAACAGATTGGATACACCCCAACCACAATTTATCGCTATTTTGACGACAAAGACGATTTGTTGCTGGCCATTGTCCTGGAAGGCTTTCAACAGTTTGAAGCCGCGCTCAAATCAGCCAGTGACGCCCAACCTGACCCATTGCTGCGGTTGATTGACCTTGGTCGCGCCTACGTTCAGTTTGGGCTGGCCCACCCGCTCCATTATCAATTGATGTTTATGCAGCGGGCCGATTTGTTGTTTCGGAAACGCGTTGATGAAGCGGCCCCGCCTGGAAATTCATTTCTGGTGCTCCAGAACGCCGTCCAGGCAGCACTGGATGCGGGTGTTATCAAACCCGGAGACGTCAGAATTTACAGTTATCTTTTATGGACCACTGTTCACGGTATCGTCGCGCTGGCGGTAACCGAGCACCATTATGACACCAGTTTTGCCAACGAACTGACTGAAACCTCACTCCATGCCGTGATTGAAGGAATTCGTTTGGTTCATAGTCAGTAGTCAGTAGTTGATGAGTCAGTAGTCAGTAGTCAGTAGTCAGTAGTTGATGAGTCAGTAGTCAGTAGACAAAACCCGGATCGTTGAATCCGTCGAATTCTTGAAAAGAATTGTTCCTAAGTAACTCAAATAGAACAAAATATACTTGACAGATAATTCAGAAACCCAACACTTGACTACTGACTACTGACTACTGACTACTGACTACTGACTACTGACTACTGACTACTGACTACTGACTACTGACTACTGACTATAGATTTTTTGCTATTTAGTTAACGGTGTTATTTTAAATAGATCTGTTTAATTTCAGGAGCCAAATTTCGTATGGAACAACTTTTCGCCTTGAGCGGATACACGGTGTTGCCCTTCTGGGCGTTGATGATGTTTCTCCCGAAGTGGAAATTCACCGAACGCGTGATGCAATCCCCACTGGTGGCCGCTTTACCGGCTGTGATGTACCTGGTCTTGATTGCTCCCAAAATACCAGTTGTTTTTCCGATTGTGGCTCAACCCACCTTGAAATCGGTGATGCTGTTGCTTGGGTCTGAAGGAGGCGCAACGGTTGGCTGGATTCACTACCTGGCGTTTGACCTGCTGGTTGGTCGGTGGATTTATCTGGATAGCCGCAATCGCAAGCTCTCCCCATTTTTGATCTCGCCCATCCTCTTTTTTACCTTGATGTTTGGTCCGATTGGCTTTGTCGCCTATCTGGTCACGATTGCCATCCATAACCGGCTGGCCCCTGAATTTCAAACCCAACCGTTTGGCGCTCATTGAAACGAAAGGTGTTTGACTATGTTAAACCAATTGAAATCAGATAGTTCAGTTATGAAATCATCCTCCGGTTTATCGTTTTCAGAATCAAGTTTGACTTCCTCCTTGGGATCAGGAGTTCAACCTATGATTGAGACTCTGTTCTCGATTGCTCAGCGCAGCCCGGTCCTCTTTTATTCAGCGGTTGGGTATTTCGTGCTGGCTGTCATTTTTCTTGGATTGATGCCGTTTGAAACCCGGCACGTCATGGGGATTAATGCCTGGATCAAACCTTTGAAATTTGCGATTTCCATCGGAATTTTTTTGGCCACGCTGGCATGGCTGCTCCCATACTTTCGATTTTCCGCCCAGGCTGAAAGCCGGTATGTTTGGATAACGTGGGGCTTGTTTGCGCTTGAAACGGTGATTCTTACGGTTCAGGCGGGGCGCGGCGTGCAATCTCATTTCAATATTACTTCGCCAGTGAATGCACTGCTGTTCAACGTGATGGGAATCGCCATTACCATCAACACCATTCTGGTCGGATACCTGGCCTGGAAAGCTTTTCAGGACAACCTGAGTCTTCCTGCCGGTTTTTTGTGGGGATTGCGATTGGGCCTGCTACTGTTTGTCGTTGCCAGCCTCGAAGGATTTGTGATGGCCAGCCAGCTTGCCCACAGCGTCGGCGTGCCTGACGGTGGACCGGGCCTTCCACTGGTGAACTGGAGCACCCGTGGCGGAGACCTCCGAATTGCCCATTTCATTGGCCTTCACGGCTTACAGGCGCTTCCACTCATCGGAATTCTATTTGACAGGTTCTTTCCAAATTCAAGTTCCCGTCTGGCCGGAAAATTGACGATTCTAGCAAGTTTTGGGTACTGGGCTGTGGCGTTGGGACTGTTTGCCCTGGCCATGTTTGGCATTCCACTCATTCGCCGGTGATGAGGAAAGGGCTGAAAAAAACAGGGCAATCGAAGGGATGAGGAATGAAGGATGAGGGATGAAATAAAACCAATTCTTCAGCCCAATGTCTTCAGCCCCAGGCCCTGAGCCCTGGTTTTTTCAGCCCAGGTTCCGTTCAAAAAACCGGCTCAGCGGATCAGGTTTGTACTCACGGAAAGGCTCGATCTCGCGGTAGCCGTTTTTTACATAGAGGCTAATCGCTTCAGGTTGATGAATACCCGTTTCAAGCTGCAGGGTGTGAATGCCTGCTTCACGAGCCGTTTCCTCAATCGCAGCCAGAAGTTTTTTCCCAAGCCCCAAACCACGCTGGGTTGGATCAACATACATTCGCTTCACCTCGCCAAAGCCTGGCGCCGTCCGCAACAACGCCCCACACCCAACCGCTTTTCCGTCATATCTTGCCACCAAAAGCGTCACCGCCGGATCATTTAAGGCGGAAATTGAAAGAAGGTGGTTGCTCTCAGCCGGGTATAAAGCTGTGAGATATTGGTCAAGTTCTCGAATCAGCCTGATGACTTCGGGAGAGGTGGCTGATTCAACAGCAATGGATAGTTCGAAAGCTGGCATAAGATGTGGTTTGTCAAATTTGGTGAAATCAATCTCACTCAACGCAGCTCGGAGTTCTTCAAAAGTCCTGAAGTTCCGAATCTGGTCAGGTGAAAAAATGAGTTGAAGGTGGCCACTCTCAGGTTTAAACAAAATTGCTGGATACACAATTGACTGCCGATAGGCTGATTCAAACTCATCTTTGTGAAGGATTTCAAGCCTGAATGGACTGGTCTTGAGAAATTCTTGAAACGCCTGGGTGGGGCCAAAATGATGATGGGTTAATGCGCACAAATGACGGGGGTAGGTCGCATAAGCGCCAGGATAAGAAAGCCCGTGCCCTTTCCGTTGGTATTGAATGACGTTCTTGTCGGGCTTGGGTCTCGTCCTGGCCGTGACCGTGGGCTTCGCACCACGGCTATTACACGACGACCCTACGGGCCTGAAATCCTTATCCTGGCGCTTATGGGGGTAGGTCACGGGAGACAAGACCTCCCATACATCCTGTCACTCTGTCACCTTGTCACCCTGTCAGCAAGACTGGCCAGCCCGCCGACGGTTTCAATCGCACGTTGGGTTGTTTCCGACCATCGCTGACCAAAACTGAGCCGAACACAATTCTGATATTTTTTTGATGGGGAAAACATCACCCCTGGCGCAAGGCTGATTTTGTATTCCAGGGCACGATAGTGAAGTTCAAGCGTATCAATACTTTCTGGAAATTCCACCCACAGGACAAACCCACCGTTCGGACGGGTTACTTTTGTTCCAGGTGGGAAGGACTGGTGAATCGCCTGCCTGGCCGCATACAGATGCGAGGCAAAATGTAGTCGTAACTGGCGCAAATAGCGTTCATAGCCGCCATTCTTCAAAAATTCGGCCACCACCATCTGTGGAAGCGTCGCCGTGGCAATGGTGTTCATTCCTTTGAGGCGCTCGACCTGGGCCCGGAATCTCCCTGGTGCCGTCCAGCCGATTCGATATCCTGGGGCCAGGGTTTTGGAAAATGACGCGCAGAGCAAAACCAATCCTTCTTGATCAAACGCTTTGCACGTTTTGGGACGTGTGGTGCCAAAGTTCAAGTCGCCGTAAATGTCATCTTCAATCAATGGAACACGGCGTTTGGCCAGCATTTCAACCAGCCGTTGTTTTTTGGCATCCGGCATACAGCTTCCCAGTGGATTATTGAAATTGGACATCACCAGACATGCGGCAATGGATTGCGACTCAAGGACTGTTTCAAGTGCATCCAGGCAAATCCCGTCAGTTGGGCTAGTTGGAATTTCAAGTGCGCGCATGCCAAGATTTTCAATCACTTGCAAAACACCGTAATAGGTCGGGGATTCAATCGCAATCGTGTCGCCGGCTTTGGCAACCGCTCGCAGACAGAGGTTTAAAGCTTCGATACATCCGTTGGTGACAACGATATCGTCGGCTGACAGATTGCCACCCCAGGTCAGTGACCGGAGGGCAATTTGCCGCCGGAGTTCAGCGTTTCCGGCAATCAATTCATATTCAATCGTGCGTTTCGGCGACCGACGAACTACATCCATCAGGGTTCGATTCAGCCGATTGACCGGCAGCAGATCGGAACTTGGGCTGGCGGCACCGAGTTGAACCAGATCCGGTCGGCGCATGGCCGCCAAAATTGACCCCACCAGATCATCTACGTTGACCGATGTTGCTACCGCTGATGGGCTGGTCCGATTGGGCGTAGGTGGCGATCCCTTTGAAAGCATCCGGACATAAAATCCGGACCGGGGTCGTGATTCGATCAATCCTTTGTTTTCCAAAAGGAAATATGCCTGGAACGCAGTTGCCATACTGACCCGGTGCATTTGCGAGACTTTGCGAACCGATGGAACGCGCTCTCCGGGGCGCAATACACCGTCTTCGATCAGGCGCTCAATTTTTCCAGCGACCTGTTCATATAAATGGGCCTGGGTCTGCAGTGTCAGAGATTCCATGGCAAGTGTCCTTTTGCAACCAAATGTAAAAGCGGCGTCAAGCCGCAGCACTCCATATATCGTAGCCTAAAACTGATCTGGTGGAAAGATGGCAAAACTGAATCTGTTCTGGTCGCTTCAACTACGGTAGAGTTTCGACAGTTCACAAGTGAAAGTTGAAAAACCATGCGAAAAGACACCATGTCATTTGCCGTTGGGCATCCGTTACCGCCAGTGTGGATGCTGGTGGCTGCCTTTGCAGCCGTGTACATCATCTGGGGGTCAACCTTCCTGGCCATCTTATTTGGGCTGGAAACAATTCCTCCGTTTTTGATGGCCGGAACCCGATTTCTGGTGGCGGGCGGCCTGCTGTTTGGTTGGGCGCAACTCAACGGCGCTGGCTGGCCAACCCTGGCCCAATGGCGAAGCGCGGCGGTGCTCGGCGCCGCCATGTTACTAATCGGGAATGGTGCCGTGGTCTGGTCGGAACAGCGTATTCCAACTGGAATCACCGCCTTGCTCATTACCACTGAGCCATTGTGGATCGTGCTGCTCGAATGGGTGATGGAAAAGCAGCGCCCGACGGCCCTGACCTGGGGCGGCCTGGTGCTGGGCACGGTTGGGACAATTGTTCTGATTGGGCCGGGTGTGTTTCAGGGTATGTCAGACGTTGATCTGCTGGGCGCCGCCGCAGTGACCATCGGGGCGCTTTCCTGGGCTGCCGGCTCACTCTATTCGGCACGGGCTGAGATGCCAGCCTCACCAACCTTGAGCACCGGGATTCAAATGCTGGCGGGTGGGGTGTTTCTGTCAATCTTCAGCCTGATGATGGGCGAATGGACTCATTTTGAAGTTGCCAAAGTTTCGCTCAAGTCAGTGCTGGCACTTGGGTATCTGGCGGTGTTTGGCTCCATCATTGCTTACACGGCTTATGTCTGGCTGACCCGAGTCGCACCACCAAGCCGCGTAGCCACCTATGCTTATGTCAACCCGATTATTGCTGTTTTACTCGGATGGGCGGTGTTAAACGAACATATTTCATTTCGAACCATGTGTGCGGCGGCCATGATGATTACCGCCGTGGTGTTGATTACTCTCGGCAAACGAACAGTAGCGAAGCAGAAAATAATTGAAGAGACGACCGTGGATGAAAAATCACTGCCGGAAGCTGCCGTGTAACCAAAGCGGCGTCAAGTGGGCCGCACTCCAAACTGAGGAAATGTATGAAACTCAAAATGTTCCAGGTTGATGCGTTTACAAATCGGTTGTTTGGCGGGAATCCAGCCGCCGTGGTGCCGCTTGAAGACTGGCTGAGCGAGGCCACCATGCAGGCCATTGCGGCTGAAAATAACCTTTCGGAAACCGCCTTTATCGTGCCCGAAGGCAACGATTTCGGGTTGCGCTGGTTTACCCCAGCCGTTGAGGTTGATTTGTGCGGTCACGCCACGCTGGCCACCGCGCATGTGATTTTTACCGAGCTTGATCCGAGTCGCGAAGTCGTTCACTTCCATACGCGAAGCGGAAGGCTGACCGTGACACGTGACAGTGACCGGTTGAGTATGGATTTTCCATCACGAAAACCAGTCCCGGTCGAAGCCCCGCCCTCGCTGATTTCAGCCCTCGGTGCGCAACCAGCCGCGGTTTTAAAATCCCGTGATTTTTTTGTGGTATTTGAAACCGAAGCCGAAGTTCGTGCCCTCACGCCTGATTTCCCTGCCCTTGGGCGGCTTGATACGCTCGGCATTATCGTCACCGCCAAAGGTGATACCGTTGATTTTGTCTCGCGCTTTTTTGCCCCCTATGCTGGCATCAACGAAGACCCGGTCACGGGTTCGGCTCACTGCACATTGATCCCCTACTGGTCAGAACGACTTGGGAAAACCAGTCTCCATGCCCTGCAGGTTTCCCGCCGGGGTGGCGAATTATTTGTGGAAGACCGTGGCGAACGGGTCAAAATTTCAGGAAATGCGGTGACGTTCCTGCGCGGTGAAATCGAATTTTGAGATATCCCACAAAGGATAAACTGATGGTAAAGGATTCATATGTGGACACATTTGCTCGTGATTGGATTGATTCTTGGAACCAACATGACCTTGATCGGATCTTGACGCACTACACTGAAGATGTGGAGTTTTTTTCGCCCAAGATTGTCAAAATCTGGGGTGACCCGTCAGGCCGAATTGTTGGAAAATCAACCTTGCGGAACTATTTTGCAAAAGGATTGGCCGCACAGCCAAACCTCAAATTTGAACTCGTTCAGGTCTTTGTCGGCATCAACACGGTGACGCTGCTTTATGTCAACGCGGCTCAGATTTCTGTGGCTGAAACCATGGAACTCGACGAAACCGGGAAAGCCCGCCGGGTTACTGTTTGCTATCAAAATGAAGAATGATTGGTCAGTACCACCTGCTCACGCGGGTGGTACTGACCAATTTCCCGCCTGCGTCCTTTTCTGGACAAATTTTTCGATTCTTGCCAAATTACCCGCCACCATTTTTACAATTCACGTCACCCTGGAGACTTTTAATCCTGGAAAGTACCCTTCGCGGACGTCTTTCCCAGGATGATTGCGGTTTCACTTTACTGCGCGGAAGTGTGTGCCGTTCAATCAAGTTTGAGCTGTCAATCAGATTGACCACCAGCTTTGACTTTGTTGAATCTCAGATCTGTAACCAATTCATCAGTCACAAGTTGTGTCAACTTGACCGGTTCAATGCTTTATTTTCTCAGGGGACTTACCTTTTTTCGACATGATTTTTTTCTTGTCCAAAGGAGACTTCAGCAATGAACGAACAACAGTCCCGTTTAATCAATTCAGAAGTATCAGCCGTGTGGGATCTCAATCGTGAAGAATGGGATACCGTTGCCAGACAGTGCAAGCCAGTGTTTCTTTCAGGAATCGAAATTGCCGTGACCTCTGGTTTTTTTGCGACCGTAGTGCTGATTTTTGTTGGCATTGTGGTCGTCTTGCTGTACTTGATTGGCGTCAATACACCTGGAATTGGATTCACACTTGGCGCGGGGGCGGCAGTTTGGGTCGGTACTTTTTTGGTCACCGGTCTGATTATTTGGGCGGTTGACTTTTTTGAGAACCTGTTTGCTATTCGTCCAAAGGTTGGTGAACCACCGCATTGTGTGGTCTCAACCGAAGGGTTGATGGTGGGCAATCGGTTTTATTTTTGGAATAAGCGCGAAGACCGTCGCTGGCATCCGTACGCCTTCCACCATGCCTTCGCCATGTTTGACCCAACCAGCCAAGAGACTGGAGTGAGCGCGCTCCAGGTTTGGGTAACCCACTGGTTTGGCCTCAAACGGATGGTGGTTCCAGTTCCCAGAGACCGGCATCGTGAAGCCACACGCCTTATTTCCAACCTCAATAAGTACATCAAACACGCCCCAACTGAAACCATATCTTTCTCAATCCCCCAGCCATCCAACTCAGGAAAACACACTGCCTGACAGGCGATTTGGAAATTTGGCACGGTCTGCCGCACAGCGGGCGGATAGCCTGGAACCCAGGTGGTACAGGCAATTCACCCGCTTTTCTGTTTGAACACCAACCGCTCGTCGTTCCCATTCCGTCATTCGGCATTTGGAACCGGTCACTCAACCCAAAGCCTGCTCCTTGCCGGCCAGACCGGCGTACTGTACGACTGCAAGCTTAACCAGGAACAAGGCTTGCCGTCGAAAAACCTCGTAAGAAAAACAGTAAAGGAGCATCGTATGACCAACCAAACTTCACCTTCCACCACCTTGTTTACCCGTTTGTCCTGGCTTCAAAAAACAGCCGTAGCCACACTCATCATTGGATGTTTGAGCTTTGGGGCCCTGGTGGCTGATGCCTACGCCCAGCCGGAACGCGCCAGAGAACGCCGAGAACGTGTGTTGCAGGGATTTGACCCGCAAGTTTTGATGAACGTTTTAAAGATTCGACAGGAAGTCGAGACCATTCGAACTGAAGTCAACCTGACCGATGACCAGAAGGCTCAGGTTCGCGCGATAGTTGAGGCAACCGCCCCCGAGGCCAAAGCCCTTCGGGAATCATTGCGGAGTTCCCGCGAAGCGGTCAAAACCCAGCTTGTGACAAACCCCAGTGACACTGCGGCGCTGGATGCACTGGCCAAAAATATCGCCGCCACGGAATCAGACCTGGTGCAGTTGCGGGTCTCCACGATGGGAAAAATTGCATCTGTCTTGAGCACCGAGCAACGTCAGACGATTGCCAAAGGCGCCACCGAAATCCGCTCGCTGGCTGACGAAATCAAAACAACGGTGCGGAAAAACCACCCGGAACTTCCCCTGGATTTGTTTTAGCGAACGCGAAGGAGCGAAAAATTCAGTTTTTCCTTCGGTTTGATCGCTTTCCCTCTCCACCAAACCTTTTCAAACGGAAACCAGTCCACGCTGCCAGAGAATCGAGAAACTGGCTATACTGCGCCATTGATGCTTTCTCCAGCGTGGTTTTCCTTTGCCAGCCGGATTCCCGCCGGTTGGCAATTTCCGTTTTGCAAAAGCAGGGTGGTTGATGTTTGCTGAAATGTCATTTTTATTCTTGAGCATCGGTGTGTTGCTTTCAGCCACTTTGTTATGCGGCATGGCGGCGATTTTGGCTCGTGGGGAGCCATCAACCTCGCCTTCGAGCCGAATTCTTCCCTGGTTGCTGGGCCTGGGAACGGCCTGGTATCTGACCATGGCGGGCCAATATGCCATTTATCCGGTTCTGGAT
Coding sequences within it:
- a CDS encoding heme ABC transporter ATP-binding protein, coding for MLLQVDSVSYQVNGISILKDISLRVEAGQLLAVIGPNGAGKSTLFRLVCGDIEPNQGLIHIGGKLLDEWTPGALAKIRAVLRQQTILQFPFTVEEVISLGLSPYHHELTHADKQSIIENMIELAEISHLRHRSYTTLSGGEQQRTHFARVLAQLWPAIGTVPVLLLLDEPTASLDLQHQHHVLSIARQLTRLGVAVVVVVHDLNLAAQYADHIVLFQKGAVVAAGTPGEVLTKPTLERTFGVTVEVTSHPTRNSPLIVPTGADRQPLQVQPLSEKFVKGVRYECFNGIAAD
- a CDS encoding GNAT family N-acetyltransferase; translated protein: MPAFELSIAVESATSPEVIRLIRELDQYLTALYPAESNHLLSISALNDPAVTLLVARYDGKAVGCGALLRTAPGFGEVKRMYVDPTQRGLGLGKKLLAAIEETAREAGIHTLQLETGIHQPEAISLYVKNGYREIEPFREYKPDPLSRFFERNLG
- a CDS encoding iron ABC transporter permease — its product is MSAQDVGLRIRKNDRFPYWPVIGGLVCLLVLVGFAALGAGAVHLSWTQIIDVFAKYLGLAGGELSLSRQEEIVLVSIRLPRIVVAMVIGAALALAGVATQGLFRNPLADPGLIGVSSGSALGAVVAIVAHTKVRMFLPEISGIGLPMLTAFIGGLLVSIIVHQGSIRQNQPSMSRMLLVGIAVNALCSAITGWLTFQASEAQLRSITFWSLGSLANLNWNITLILLAVSLPAAVMVVRCAQPLNVLLLGEAEAHHLGINVRYIKQTVVMATALLVGSSVAAVGMIAFVGLVVPHLGRLLVGPHHRILFPVAALIGAVLLPAADILARTVIAPAELPIGIVTAVMGAPFFLWLIWKNDRGL
- a CDS encoding hemin ABC transporter substrate-binding protein codes for the protein MTLFLCALVLSLISGCRTNQPSAPVTAGSVKPPPGVINTERIVTIGASISESVCALGSEKQIVGADDTSQFPDSVARLPKVGYQRTLQPEGILSLKPTVVMVSSEAGPVETFEQIRRAGVPVFVIPSDYSAEGVKNKIRQIGQLLDKKAATEALISRLDQEFSAVVSLASQSSSHPKVLFFYSRGQGAQMIAGTETPADAMIRLAGAENAVKTFTGYKPMTPEATVAANPDVILVPAKTLELMGGVEALIQLPGIEQTEAGKHRRVVAVDDAELLGFGPRTAGALNRLVKEFHPESGKQP
- a CDS encoding hemin-degrading factor: MSVSMVSQPTDLKERWAEFRKNNPKVRIRDAAEQLGVSEAQLVATGCGETATRLEGTWSEILDAVSPIGRVMALTRNEHAVHEKKGLYQGLETTGQVGLVHTEGIDLRIFFSRWKLGFVVSEDSGQAFMRHSLQFFDQAGTALHKIFLQPESNFAALDELVKRFRSEDQSPVQVVEPETTSKTIRPDADIDVRGLQEAWYTLKDTHDFFGMLRAFEVERTQAFRLVAADLARPVSTQSARQALTLASEREVSIMVFVGNPGIIQIHTGQVSKIVPYGDWINVMDPDFNLHLRETGIASAWIVRKPTLDGDVTSLELFDQDGNNIALFFGERKPGKPELQSWRNLLADIK
- a CDS encoding DUF4281 domain-containing protein; translated protein: MEQLFALSGYTVLPFWALMMFLPKWKFTERVMQSPLVAALPAVMYLVLIAPKIPVVFPIVAQPTLKSVMLLLGSEGGATVGWIHYLAFDLLVGRWIYLDSRNRKLSPFLISPILFFTLMFGPIGFVAYLVTIAIHNRLAPEFQTQPFGAH
- a CDS encoding TetR/AcrR family transcriptional regulator, which encodes MNESISPRKLTRQDRVRQASQHRREQQRDQIHHLILSTAAELFLASGYEGFSLRKVAEQIGYTPTTIYRYFDDKDDLLLAIVLEGFQQFEAALKSASDAQPDPLLRLIDLGRAYVQFGLAHPLHYQLMFMQRADLLFRKRVDEAAPPGNSFLVLQNAVQAALDAGVIKPGDVRIYSYLLWTTVHGIVALAVTEHHYDTSFANELTETSLHAVIEGIRLVHSQ